In Lacerta agilis isolate rLacAgi1 chromosome 8, rLacAgi1.pri, whole genome shotgun sequence, one genomic interval encodes:
- the TRNP1 gene encoding TMF-regulated nuclear protein 1 has product MPGCGPAPSAGEAMTPHSRSEAGKPEQAAAAAAASRELEVRGAGASASSLPAAVRGALELAEARRRLLEAEGRRQLVSELERRVEQLHRVFIEAELRMANRAESLGRLGSGVAQAELYLTAHGQRLKKSLRRCKKARPPALLASALGLGSCVPWAACRTRRGRGGAPEPPESPFKRIQQGAAPTPSPHQPRRARP; this is encoded by the coding sequence ATGCCCGGCTGCGGACCCGCGCCCTCTGCTGGCGAAGCCATGACGCCGCACAGCCGCTCGGAGGCCGGGAAGCCGGAGCAGGCGGCCGCAGCAGCCGCCGCCAGCCGCGAGTTGGAGGTGCGCGGAGCGGGCGCCTCCGCCTCGTCCCTGCCCGCGGCGGTGCGGGGCGCGCTGGAGCTGGCCGAAGCCCGGCGTCGGCTGCTGGAGGCCGAAGGGCGCCGGCAGTTGGTGTCGGAGCTGGAGAGGCGCGTCGAGCAGTTGCACCGCGTCTTCATCGAAGCCGAGCTGCGAATGGCCAACCGCGCCGAGAGCCTGGGCCGCCTGGGCAGCGGCGTGGCGCAGGCCGAGCTCTACCTGACCGCGCACGGGCAGCGCCTTAAGAAGAGCCTGCGGCGCTGCAAGAAAGCCAGGCCGCCCGCCTTGCTGGCTTCGGCGCTGGGACTGGGCAGCTGCGTGCCTTGGGCTGCGTGCAGAACGCGCCGCGGCCGAGGGGGCGCCCCGGAGCCTCCCGAGTCCCCCTTCAAGAGGATCCAGCAGGGGGCAGCACCAACTCCTTCTCCCCATCAGCCCCGGCGAGCCCGGCCTTAG
- the LOC117052257 gene encoding metal transporter CNNM4-like produces the protein MSSSTVIIGMRVENSTKPGTTVLEDGTIQVVEGSTIRLRIFGQGIHRPTCQMIYFADLPDASDANANADPCIKKTSDMLVNPYCHDVRNTTALLDVAVQILRKEIEFKNYVMCLEDHSGKSRYWFSDHNLMIQVIEGDEFKLPLWLKILLAVILLALSGMFSGLNLGLMSLDPMELRIVKNCGTPMERKYATRIEPVRRHGNYLLCSLLLGNVLVNASFTILFDSMVSASILAIVASTFGIVLFGEIIPQALCCRHGLEVGAKTIVITKFVMLLTFPLSYPMSKILDYVLGQEMGLRYNREKLMEMLRLTEPYMDLLKQELNIIQGALELRTKAVQHVMTPLHDCFLLNSNAILDFNTMTEIMESGYTRIPIYDKERTNIVDMLYVKDLAFVDPDDCTPLKTITKFYNHPVHFVYQNTKLDAVLEEFKKGKSHLAIVVKKNEVENEDEVLGIVTLEDVIEEIIKSEILDESDLYTDNRARRRDASPRKWDFSAFRGTELKISPQLLLAAHRFLSTEVLQFCPSLISEKYLLRLLKHPGVICELKFDEQNKESPGHNLYEKNKPADYFILILQVLCWHFLLSPHSQGSTNCMA, from the exons ATGTCTAGTAGCACAGTCATTATAGGCATGAGGGTGGAGAACAGCACCAAACCAGGTACTACAGTCTTGGAAGACGGCACCATCCAAGTGGTGGAAGGAAGCACCATCCGGCTTCGGATCTTCGGTCAGGGCATCCACCGACCTACTTGCCAGATGATATACTTTGCTGACTTACCTGATGCATCAGATGCTAATGCTAATGCGGACCCCTGCATCAAGAAGACCAGCGACATGCTGGTGAACCCATACTGCCATGACGTACGGAACACCACCGCCCTGCTGGATGTGGCAGTCCAGATCCTGCGGAAGGAAATCGAATTCAAGAACTATGTGATGTGCTTGGAAGATCATTCAGGCAAGTCGCGGTATTGGTTCAGCGACCACAATTTGATGATCCAAGTGATTGAGGGAGATGAATTCAAACTGCCTCTCTGGCTGAAGATACTCCTGGCGGTCATCCTGCTGGCTTTGTCAGGTATGTTTAGTGGTCTCAACCTGGGCCTAATGTCCCTGGACCCCATGGAGCTGCGCATCGTCAAGAACTGTGGCACACCCATGGAGAGGAAGTACGCCACCAGGATCGAGCCCGTTCGACGGCACGGCAATTACCTGCTCTGTTCTTTGCTCCTCGGCAACGTCTTAGTCAACGCCTCCTTTACCATACTATTTGACTCCATGGTTAGCGCAAGCATTCTGGCTATAGTGGCCTCTACATTTGGCATTGTTCTCTTTGGGGAGATAATCCCCCAGGCCCTCTGCTGCCGCCATGGCTTGGAAGTGGGTGCCAAAACCATTGTTATCACCAAGTTTGTCATGCTGCTGACTTTCCCTCTCTCCTACCCTATGAGTAAAATACTGGACTATGTACTCGGTCAAGAAATGGGCCTCAGGTACAACCGAGAGAAGCTGATGGAGATGCTGAGGCTGACCGAGCCGTACATGGACCTGCTGAAGCAAGAGCTGAATATCATCCAAGGAGCACTGGAGCTGAGGACTAAGGCAGTGCAGCACGTCATGACCCCACTGCACGACTGCTTCTTGCTCAACAGCAACGCCATCCTTGACTTCAACACCATGACGGAGATCATGGAAAGCGGCTACACACGCATCCCCATTTACGATAAGGAGAGGACGAATATAGTTGATATGCTGTATGTCAAGGATCTAGCCTTTGTGGACCCAGATGACTGCACTCCGCTGAAGACGATCACTAAATTTTACAACCACCCAGTGCATTTTGTTTACCAAAATACCAAACTGGATGCCGTGCTTGAAGAGTTCAAAAAAG GTAAATCTCACCTGGCCATTGTCGTAAAGAAGAATGAGGTTGAAAATGAAGATGAAGTGTTGGGTATCGTGACCCTGGAGGATGTCATTGAAGAGATAATCAAGTCAGAGATCCTGGACGAATCAGATCTCTACA CCGACAATCGTGCCAGAAGAAGAGATGCCAGCCCAAGGAAGTGGGACTTCTCTGCCTTCAGGGGCACTGAGTTGAAGATCTCCCCTCAGCTACTCCTGGCTGCACACCGCTTTCTCTCTACAG AGGTCTTgcaattttgcccgagcctcatcTCCGAGAAGTACCTGCTACGTCTCCTCAAGCATCCTGGTGTCATCTGTGAGCTGAAATTTGATGAGCAGAACAAGGAATCTCCCGGACACAACTTGTATGAAAAGAACAAGCCAGCAGATTACTTCATTCTCATTTTACAGGTACTTTGTTGGCACTTCCTACTCTCTCCGCACAGCCAAGGAAGCACCAACTGCATGGCCTAA